One Dictyostelium discoideum AX4 chromosome 3 chromosome, whole genome shotgun sequence genomic region harbors:
- a CDS encoding paired amphipathic helix containing protein (Similar to PAH), whose translation MKRNRDDNNGSPTNPTTLPPLSPTLSPPSPQQGANISKLTSPPGGPNTLPSFSFPPSSNTTSSISSPTSPIERVTEINSSSNNNNNNNNNNNNNRSSHDRISPTALSSPPPSTSSLNSLISPTNSSSSSILDTDSKFTTKRNMILPSAKNTLNDDNTADLPYGRRVGDGERSIIDRGGGGGGGSGDREGSYGGHHFPPRVGILSEREKDRERDREREREREKERERERERESSISPLNSHQQQSQQQSQQQQQQQQQSHSLPPISHGGGGGGGGSGLDYNIARQAQQISQHMMQPQSHHGYSGYSNILNHNNSSNNNNNNNNNNSNNNSNSGSNNNSPTNIASINNLTNPVQSQQQSHTPIRPSQSPSNQMFQQQQQQQQQLQQQQQLQQQQQLQQQQQQQQPAPQSPIRQQQQFDNAFYFLEQVKMQFSKQPRIYNQFLDIMKDLKAHNIDTPVVIARVIELFKGHKHLISGFNTFLPADYRIDVSTFDDDGKPFSVPSPNSNIQQQQQQQQQQQQQQPQYVVKQQPQQTQQTQSHILPQPTMNQQIQQHFQQQHIQMQLQQQQAALQAQQQQAQQQAALQAQQQQQAALQAQQQAQQQAALQAQQAAEKAQQNQPPQKKQTELDHARNYVKKIKNRFINQPDVYRHFLEILHNYHNEPQTIKDVYDQVADLFRAHPDLLSEFTQFLPDAVNASQNPNAVLEQQQQQMLQQQQLQQQQQQQQQQMLQQQQQQQQQQQLQQQQQQQQQQQQQQQQQQQQQQQQQQQQQQQQQQQQQQQQQQQQQQQQQKPPRKYPSGKARTQSMTPPPYAQQSQAGYPNYNQGNQQLTPQQQAQIQQHQEYQQQQQLQQQQQQQQQQQLLAQQQQQQQQQQQALQQQQLHQQQLHQQQLHQQQLAQQHQPMNLEGQINAAVHQMGERSPMGGERSPMSTIHEKERLMKLDKERQSQLQQLQQIQQQQAQQQQQQQAQQQQQQQQSPSQNIQQQYQPGSSEKEKKKRFSKKSDDKNEYGQQISGGVQMYPTNNNLINSMMNSNANNNNNNNNNNNNNNNNNNNNNNIMNQQNMNQQQNMNNMISNNNNINNNNIIVGEQGTYEELDFFHKVRTGVPNNKLYNEFLKCLNLFSQEIISRTELVLLVKDILLPRLPALFEWFKSFIGVDDQSIELLERMEQSSPGKQNNAWSEIDFTTCKRLGPSYRALPKNYPQPRCTGRSELAESVLNDVWVSFPTGSEDFGFKSQRKNQFEENLFKCEDERFELDLIIELNASTIRVLDPILNSLIDMHDHERLNFRMPNLDVLHHRSIERLYNNKGMEIITALYNNPLVSLPVILKRLKQKDQEWRKAKREWNKVWKDTTEKNYYRSLDYQSTSFKQSDKKTLTPKVLLAEIRQKYSEKIRERDDLLQRRSRIKQTIIKPPPYHLLYFMPDYKVCSNISSLILFAAEKIVQKQDLEKIENFLNFFLLTFFYIDNDKKDLIIDEKSPNNNNNTNNNTNNNNNNNTPTNTTTTTTPSTLNKSNEDVEMKDGNSDGGLKNVNIIHQPKVFSGKTKRIFYGNNTFYIFLRLYQILYERLHKAKELAESAMKSHWTSKPNVTRFFSANSNTDSNNDSMDEKLNGISHSNNNNNNNNTNNTTATTTTTTTTTTNSSESSNNNNSENSNNTTTTTPITIEESELSDVERYDRFISSLQEFMDGDSNQEKYEDSCRSYLGISSYILFTLDKLINQLARQLQALLQGENCLRLLYLFTLEVKSYTGWSDELYHSKVLEVLKDERVFLFEFEATSQPMGTFTIELMDPTSESMLKKAEEVIAISERMIQDSEAEMEKAKQYVADYKQLDSNIDPRTHKVFLKRNIPRVLSEIPTENQQQQQQKLMDEALKDTINETGLECRICTQTYRLFYVEDTTDYFYRKNAISRSKNYKSPKLDINIFQKKVTKKDLEKE comes from the exons atgAAAAGAAATagagatgataataatggttcaCCAACGAATCCAACAACACtaccaccattatcaccaaCTTTATCACCTCCATCACCACAACAAGGGGCAAATATATCAAAATTAACTTCACCACCTGGTGGACCAAATACACTtccatcattttcattcccaccatcatcaaatacAACTTCATCTATTTCCTCACCAACTTCTCCAATTGAAAGAGTTACTGAAataaatagtagtagtaataataataataataataacaacaataataataataatagaagtAGTCATGATCGTATTTCACCAACAGcattatcatcaccaccaccatcaactagtagtttaaattcattgattAGTCCAACTAATTCATCAAGTTCCTCGATTTTGGATACTGACTCTAAATttacaacaaaaagaaatatgATTTTACCATCTGCTAAAAATAcattaaatgatgataatacaGCTGATTTACCATATGGTAGAAGAGTAGGTGATGGGGAAAGAAGTATAATAGATAGAGGTGGGGGAGGAGGTGGAGGTAGTGGAGATAGAGAGGGTTCATATGGTGGTCACCATTTCCCACCAAGAGTTGGAATTTTGAGCGAGAGAGAAAAAGATCGTGAACGTGATCGTGAGCGTGAAAGGGAACGTGAAAAAGAACGTGAGCGTGAGAGAGAACGTGAGAGTTCAATTTCACCTTTAAATagtcatcaacaacaatctcaacaacaatctcaacaacaacaacaacaacaacaacaatcacattCATTACCACCTATTTCACATGGCGGTggcggtggtggtggtggcagTGGGTTGGATTATAATATAGCAAGACAGGCTCAACAAATTTCTCAACATATGATGCAACCACAATCACATCATGGTTATTCAGgttattcaaatattttaaatcataataacagtagtaataataacaataacaataataataataatagtaataataatagtaatagtggtagtaataataatagtccaACCAATATTGCtagtataaataatttaaccaACCCTgtacaatcacaacaacaatcacataCACCAATAAGACCATCACAAAGTCCTTCAAACCAAAtgtttcaacaacaacaacaacaacaacagcaattacaacaacaacagcaattacaacaacaacagcaattacaacagcaacaacaacaacaacaaccagcACCACAATCACCAAttagacaacaacaacaatttgaCAATGCCTTTTATTTCTTGGAACAAGTTAAAATGCAATTTTCAAAACAACCAAGAAtttataatcaatttttagatattatGAAAGATTTAAAAGCTCATAA tatTGACACACCAGTTGTTATTGCGCGtgttattgaattatttaaaggacataaacatttaatttcTGGCTTTAATACATTTTTACCAGCAGATTATAGAATTGATGTTTCaacatttgatgatgatggtaagCCTTTTTCTGTCCCTTctccaaattcaaatatacagcagcaacaacaacaacaacaacaacagcaacaacaacagccaCAATATGTAGttaaacaacaaccacaacaaacaCAACAAACACAAAGTCATATTTTACCACAACCAACAATgaatcaacaaattcaacaacattttcaacaacaacatattCAAAtgcaattacaacaacaacaagcagcATTAcaagcacaacaacaacaagctcaaCAACAAGCAGCCTTACAAgctcaacaacagcaacaagcAGCATTGCaagcacaacaacaagctcaaCAACAAGCAGCATTACAAGCTCAACAAGCAGCCGAAAAAGCTCAACAGAATCAACCACCTCAAAAGAAACAAACAGAGTTGGATCATGCTAGAAACTAcgttaaaaaaatcaaaaatagaTTCATTAATCAACCAGATGTATATAGACACTTTTTAGAGATTTTACATAATTATCATAACGAACCTCAAACCATCAAAGATGTTTACGACCAAGTAGCCGACTTATTTAGAGCTCATCCAGATTTATTATCAGAGTTTACTCAATTCCTTCCTGATGCCGTTAATGCAAGCCAAAATCCTAATGCAGTActagaacaacaacaacaacaaatgcttcaacaacaacagctacaacaacaacaacaacaacaacaacaacaaatgctacaacagcaacaacaacaacaacaacaacaacaactacaacaacaacaacaacagcaacaacaacagcaacaacaacaacaacaacaacaacaacaacaacaacaacaacaacaacaacaacaacagcaacaacagcaacaacaacaacaacagcaacaacaacaacaacagcaacaacaacaaaaaccgCCAAGAAAATATCCAAGTGGAAAAGCTAGAACTCAATCAATGACTCCACCTCCATATGCACAACAATCACAAGCTGGTTATCCAAATTATAATCAAGGTAATCAACAATTGActccacaacaacaagcacaaattcaacaacaccaagaataccaacaacaacaacaactccaacaacaacaacaacaacaacagcaacaacaactattagctcaacaacaacaacagcagcaacaacaacaacaagcattacaacaacaacaacttcaccaacaacaacttcaccaacaacaacttcaccaacaacaattggCCCAGCAACATCAACCAATGAATCTTGAAGGTCAAATTAATGCGGCAGTTCACCAAATGGGAGAAAGATCTCCAATGGGAGGAGAAAGATCTCCAATGAGCACAATTCATGAAAAAGAACGTTTGATGAAATTGGATAAAGAACGTCAATCccaattacaacaattacaacaaatacaacaacaacaggctcaacaacaacagcaacagcaagctcaacaacaacaacaacaacaacaatctccatcacaaaatattcaacaacaatatcaaccaGGATCAtcagaaaaagaaaagaaaaaacgtTTTAGTAAAAAATCAGATGATAAGAATGAATATGGTCAACAAATTTCTGGTGGAGTTCAAATGTatccaacaaataataatttaatcaaCAGTATGATGAATAGTAATgccaataacaacaacaataataataataataataacaacaataataacaataataataataataataatattatgaatcaacaaaatatgaatcaacaacaaaatatgaataatatgatcagtaataataataatattaataataataatattatagtTGGAGAACAAGGTACATATGAAGAATTAGACTTTTTCCATAAAGTGAGAACAGGTGtaccaaataataaactttatAATGAATTCTTGAAATGTTTAAATCTTTTCAGTCAAGAGATTATTAGTCGCACAGAATTGGTATTATTggtaaaagatattttattacCACGTTTACCAGCATTATTTGAATGGTTCAAGTCATttattggtgttgatgatcAATCTATAGAACTATTGGAACGTATGGAACAATCATCACCAGGCAAACAAAATAATGCATGGTCAGAGATTGATTTCACCACATGTAAACGTTTGGGACCAAGTTATCGTGCATTACCAAAGAATTATCCACAACCAAGATGTACGGGTAGAAGTGAATTGGCAGAGAGTGTTTTAAATGATGTTTGGGTTTCATTCCCAACTGGTAGTGAAGATTTTGGTTTCAAGAGTCAAAGAAAGAATCAATTCGAAGAGAATCTATTCAAATGTGAGGATGAACGTTTCGAATTGGACTTGATCATTGAATTGAATGCCTCAACCATTAGAGTATTGGATCCAATCTTGAATTCATTGATTGATATGCACGATCATGAACGTCTAAACTTTAGAATGCCAAATTTAGATGTACTACATCATCGTTCCATCGAAAGACTTTACAATAATAAAGGTATGGAAATTATCACTGCACTCTACAATAATCCATTGGTATCACTACCTGTGATCTTGAAGAGATTGAAACAAAAAGATCAAGAATGGAGAAAAGCTAAACGAGAATGGAATAAAGTTTGGAAAGATACCACCGAAAAGAACTACTATCGCTCTTTGGATTATCAAAGTACTTCCTTTAAACAATCTGATAAGAAAACTCTTACTCCAAAGGTTTTATTGGCAGAAATTCGTCAGAAATATTCAGAGAAAATACGTGAACGTGATGATTTACTCCAAAGAAGATCTCGTATTAAACAAACTATCATCAAACCACCACCATATCATTTACTCTATTTTATGCCTGACTACAAAGTTTGTTCAAATATTTcctctttaattttatttgccGCTGAAAAAATTGTACAAAAacaagatttagaaaaaattgaaaactttttaaatttctttttattaactttcttttatattgataatgataaaaaagatttaattattgatgaaaaatcaccaaataataataataatactaataataatactaataataataataataataatacacctacaaatacaacaactacaacaactccctcaactttaaataaatcaaatgaagatGTTGAAATGAAAGATGGTAATTCCGATGGAGGTcttaaaaatgtaaatataatTCATCAACCAAAAGTTTTCTCTGGTAAAACAAAAAGGATCTTCTATGGAAATAATACCTTTTATATATTCCTACGTTTATATCAAATTTTATATGAAAGATTACATAAAGCAAAAGAATTGGCTGAGTCTGCTATGAAATCACATTGGACTTCAAAACCAAATGTTACTAGATTCTTTTCTGCAAATTCAAATActgattcaaataatgattcaatggatgaaaaattaaatggtatttctcattcaaataataataataataataataatacaaataatacaacagcaacaacaactacaacaactacaacaacaacaaattcatcagaatcaagtaataataataattcagaaaattcaaataatacaacaacaactacaccaATTACTATTGAAGAATCTGAATTATCAGATGTTGAAAGATATGATAGATTTATTTCAAGTCTTCAAGAATTTATGGATGGTGATAGTAATCAAGAGAAATATGAAGATAGTTGTAGATCTTATTTAGGTATTTCTTCATATATCTTGTTTACAttagataaattaattaatcaattggCAAGACAATTACAAGCATTATTACAGGGTGAGAATTGTTTAcgtttattatatttatttacacTTGAAGTTAAATCTTATACTGGTTGGTCTGATGAACTTTATCATTCAAAAGTTTTGGAGGTTTTAAAGGATGAAAGGGTTTTCTTATTCGAGTTTGAAGCTACCTCTCAACCAATGGGTACATTCACCATCGAGCTAATGGATCCAACTTCAGAATCAATGTTAAAGAAAGCTGAAGAGGTCATTGCTATCAGTGAAAGAATGATTCAAGACTCTGAAGCTGAAATGGAAAAAGCTAAACAATACGTTGCCGATTATAAACAATTGGATTCAAATATTGATCCAAGAACTCATAAAGTATTCCTAAAGAGAAATATCCCAAGGGTACTCTCTGAAATACCCACCGagaatcaacaacaacaacaacaaaaacttATGGATGAGGCTCTAAAGGATACAATCAATGAAACTGGCTTGGAATGTAGAATATGCACTCAAACCTACAGACTCTTTTATGTAGAAGATACAACCGATTATTTCTATAGGAAAAATGCTATTTCTAGAtccaaaaattataaatctccaaaattagatattaatattttccaaaaaaaagtaactaaaaaagatttagaaaaagaataa
- the gxcEE gene encoding IQ calmodulin-binding domain-containing protein, with the protein MGELEREKSIIIIQKWVRGWLVRKQHLEFFKKIKIRKFVINEIIGFEKTYISKINYLLENLKIPLLQNTNISHDKVNNIFSNIEEIRELHITIYNKLIETKPLIITELYLEMLPKFTIYYPYVKNYNNAYKIYSTLSEEDEEFAQLAESFGYLPSFLILPVQQTPRYLLLFSELAKNTNIQNSDYKNMQKLIETVRETAKEINDCITSNENDDDDNSTFSNSSSGSSNKSNNSNSIKRPASASSKRKPRNSIAMHKKAIDAVLSDGAGNNNNDYSHLPSYLRPTQASSAWSRSKVELSPSPKWRFSQTVQDRQYIYDNPLPTGISPYSELFSENKLHTPKKQSTTSSQQNQPWKPSLKSTTSIQDNCHKITKNTTFRPISPPPPKPNFYTVNNSNNNNNNNNNNNNNNNTNNNNNNNSMSSSISSIGSVNSGISNGSNGGSSGGSTPLKPTNYPLQTITNTEIQLSPSSSLKPPLSPLRHSSPFSEKVLIEKLSINSSTTATTAIATTATATTTTTTTSHHHQHTIEQPQLQQHFHQQIKSTATTTTTTTTATTTSSASTTSTAPTNLITRPVKKSLSSTNLFNNQNYSPSGSSSSHSSRTTSPINTNITSHSSTNNNVNNNNNNNNSNNNNSNNGDKSEKTTPLSVVVSQ; encoded by the exons ATGGGTGAATTAGAA agAGAAAAAAGTATCATTATTATACAAAAATGGGTCAGAGGTTGGTTAGTTAGGAAACAACATTTagaatttt ttaaaaagattaaaattagaaaatttgtaataaatgaaatcattGGATTTGAAAAGACATATATATcaaagataaattatttattggaaAACTTGaaaataccattattacaaaatacaaatatatcACATGATAAAGTGAATAacatattttcaaatattgaagaAATTAGAGAATTACATATaacaatatataataaattaatagaaaCAAAACCTTTAATTATAACTGAACTTTATTTAGAAATG ttaccaaaatttacaatttattatCCATatgttaaaaattataataatgcatataaaatttattcaacATTATCAGAAGAGGACGAAGAGTTTGCACAATTAGCAGAATCATTTGGATATTTAccaagttttttaattttaccagTACAACAAACACCAAgatatctattattatttagtgaATTAGCAAAGAATACAAATATACAAAATAgtgattataaaaatatgcaaaaattaattgaaacaGTTAGAGAAACtgcaaaagaaattaatgattgtaTAACTTCAaat gaaaatgatgatgatgataatagtacatttagtaatagtagtagtggtagtagtaataaaagtaataattcaaatagtaTTAAAAGACCAGCATCAGCATCATCAAAAAGAAAACCAAGAAATAGTATTGCAATGCATAAGAAAGCAATTGATGCAGTTTTATCAGATGGTGCtggcaataataataatgattattcACATTTACCTTCATATCTTAGACCAACTCAAGCAAGTTCAGCTTGGTCAAGATCAAAAGTTGAACtttcaccatcaccaaaGTGGAGATTCTCTCAAACTGTTCAAGATAGACAATATATTTATGATAATCCATTACCAACTGGTATTAGTCCGTATTCGGAATTATTCTCTGAGAATAAACTTCATACACCAAAGAAACAATCAACTACCTCTTCACAACAAAACCAACCTTGGAAACCATCTTTAAAATCAACTACTTCAATACAAGATAATTGTCATAAAATAACTAAAAATACAACTTTTCGACCAATttcaccaccacctccaaaaccaaatttttatacagttaataatagtaataataacaataataataataacaataataataataataataataccaataataataataataataatagtatgaGTAGTAGTATTAGTAGTATTGGTAGTGTAAATAGCGGAATTAGTAATGGGAGTAATGGCGGGAGTAGTGGTGGGAGTACACCATTAAAACCAACAAATTATCCATTacaaacaattacaaatacaGAAATTCAATTATCTCCATCATCTTCTTTAAAACCTCCACTTTCACCATTAAGACATTCTTCTCCTTTCAGTGAAAAAGTTCTTATTGAAAAGTTATCAATAAATTCTTCAACAACTGCAACAACTGCAATAGCAACAACTGCAAcggcaacaacaacaacaacaacaacttcacatcatcatcaacatacAATTgaacaaccacaactacaacaacattttcatcaacaaataaaatcaacagcaacaacaacaacaacaacaacaacagctacaacaacatcaagtgcatcaacaacatcaacagcgccaacaaatttaataacaaGACCAGTAAAAAAATCTCTTTCCTcaactaatttatttaataatcaaaactACTCACCAAGTGGAAGTAGTAGTAGTCATAGTAGTAGAACTACTTCACcaattaatacaaatataacTTCACACTcttcaactaataataatgttaataataataataataataataatagtaataataataacagtaataatgGTGACAAATCTGAAAAAACAACACCTTTGTCGGTGGTTGTTTctcaataa
- the psmD12 gene encoding 26S proteasome non-ATPase regulatory subunit 12, translated as MTIGLEPAVSSKTKDKMEQDLSPIADKSCKENRELAKSGKLIEAIENLLITEKQCRQAEDSPSTSKIAAEIIKLCYEAGRLDLVNEKLVLLSKRRGQLRPAIKAIVQESMVYVDQITDMKQKLELIDTLRTISDGKIFVENERARLTKTLSKIKEDEGDIASAAKILQDLQVETYGTMEKREKITFFIDQMRICMNNKDFIRAQLIGNKVNRKTLAEDENQDLKIDYFKQMIRYFSHSANYIEIARCYLSIYDTPSVEKDTPQLLQTLKYICIYVILSASSNEQSDLLNRVYEFKPLTDIQNYKDLLNQFKTLELIRWSTFFELNKPELDSQTVFKTEPNAWEDLRKRVIEHNIRVISTYYQKISTARLAELLDLSLDESEKFVSDLVSNKTIFAKIDRPAGIATFTTTNDPNKVLNAWANNITSLLDLVEKTNHLVQREFMLHKIN; from the exons atgacAATTGGATTAGAACCAGCAGTTTCAAGCAAAACCAAAGATAAAATGGAGCAAGATTTATCTCCAATTGCTGATAAATCATGTAAAGAAAATAGAGAACTCGcaaaa agtggcaaattaattgaagcaattgaaaatttattaataacagAAAAACAATGTCGTCAAGCAGAGGATtcaccatcaacatcaaaGATTGCAgctgaaattattaaattatgtTATGAAGCTGGAAGATTAGATTTAGTAAATGAgaaattagtattattatcaaagaGAAGAGGTCAACTCAGACCAGCCATCAAAGCTATCGTTCAAGAATCAATGGTATATGTCGATCAAATTACTGATATGAAacaaaaattagaattaattgatactCTTAGAACAATTTCAGATGGAAAA atTTTTGTTGAAAATGAAAGAGCAAGATTAACAAAaacattatcaaaaattaaagaggATGAAGGTGATATTGCATCAGCAGCAAAAATTCTCCAAGATTTACAAGTTGAAACCTATGGTACAATGGAAAAGAGAGAAAAGATTACATTCTTTATTGATCAAATGCGTATTTGtatgaataataaagattttattaGAGCACAATTGATAGGTAACAAAGTTAATAGAAAAACTTTGGCTGAAGATGAGAATCAAGATCTTAAAATCGATTATTTCAAACAAATGATCCGTTACTTTTCTCATAGTGCAAATTATATTGAGATTGCACGTTGTTATCTCTCAATCTATGATACTCCTTCCGTTGAAAAAGATACACCTCAATTACTTCAAACACTTAAATACATTTGTATCTATGTAATTCTCTCTGCTTCTTCAAATGAACAATCTGATCTCTTAAATAGAGTTTATGAATTTAAACCATTAACTgatattcaaaattataa agatttattaaatcaatttaagACATTAGAATTAATTAGATGGAGTACATTCTTTGAACTTAATAAACCAGAATTAGATTCACAAACAGTTTTCAAAACTGAACCAAATGCATGGGAAGATTTACGTAAGAGAGTTATTGAACAT aatATTCGTGTTATTTCAACttattatcaaaagattTCAACTGCAAGACTTGCAGAGTTATTGGATCTTTCTTTAGAT gaatCAGAAAAATTCGTTTCAGATTtagtttcaaataaaactatCTTTGCAAAGATTGATAGACCAGCTGGTATTGCAACATTCACCACAACCAATGATCCAAATAAAGTTTTGAATGCTTGGgcaaataatattacttcattattagatttagttgaaaaaacaaatcatttAGTTCAAAGAGAGTTTATGCTccataaaattaattaa